A portion of the Acidobacteriota bacterium genome contains these proteins:
- a CDS encoding MFS transporter — MGETLAVPGAQQPKRIRVAWSLFDFCNSFVIINGSLYISQWVTEHGVREFWYGFSFAISTVALLLTAPLIGWIVDRTAHRVSWLRGQTVLIALCAVLIPVMVLRLGDGLTTAVVVLILFSFLNFFYQTSLIFYDSMLPRLVTGRLTSVMSGIGEGLGHFGSIVGIFLVLPLVSTGIPPLLPPGGIYALAPAGLLSGICVLGILSFLHDREVSSPVSGITVRQRYRDSRDQLVDSTRDRTVRRFLLAFYLYGDAILSVQLFIPIYLREVWSLSSDKVALTVLVALVTAGIGAMASGALAVRYGIRRLLVLVLWGWCVGLVGIALSPSFGMFLAFFAPCGLLFGAAWALSRAFLAVAGKDDRMGLYFGLYSVAQRFSAILGPLIWGAVVWALGDYGHWAHRSAMLAMAVLLVAGTLVARGLPEPESARAGETLN, encoded by the coding sequence ATGGGTGAGACACTGGCGGTACCGGGCGCCCAGCAGCCCAAGAGAATCCGCGTGGCTTGGAGTCTCTTCGACTTCTGCAACTCCTTCGTAATCATCAATGGGTCTCTGTACATCTCGCAGTGGGTCACCGAGCATGGTGTGCGCGAGTTCTGGTACGGATTCAGCTTTGCGATTTCCACCGTGGCTCTGCTGTTGACCGCGCCGCTCATCGGATGGATCGTGGACCGAACGGCCCATCGAGTCAGTTGGCTCCGAGGGCAGACGGTACTCATCGCGCTATGCGCCGTCCTAATTCCCGTCATGGTGCTGCGCCTCGGCGACGGGCTGACCACCGCTGTGGTTGTACTTATTCTGTTTTCCTTCTTGAACTTTTTCTATCAAACGAGTCTGATTTTCTACGACTCGATGCTGCCGCGGTTAGTTACCGGTCGCCTGACTTCAGTGATGTCGGGCATCGGTGAAGGCCTCGGACACTTCGGATCGATTGTCGGGATATTCCTCGTGCTTCCTCTCGTCAGCACAGGAATTCCACCGCTGCTGCCTCCAGGCGGCATCTATGCCCTGGCACCCGCAGGGTTGCTGTCTGGCATCTGCGTCCTCGGCATTTTGAGCTTCCTCCACGATCGCGAGGTCTCGTCACCGGTCTCCGGAATCACGGTTCGGCAACGCTATCGTGACTCCAGGGACCAACTGGTCGATTCCACGCGCGACCGAACTGTTCGCCGATTCCTGTTGGCGTTCTATCTCTACGGCGACGCGATTCTCTCGGTGCAGCTGTTTATTCCCATCTATCTTCGCGAGGTCTGGTCGCTGTCGAGTGACAAGGTCGCGCTGACAGTGCTCGTCGCGCTAGTCACCGCGGGCATCGGCGCCATGGCATCCGGCGCGCTCGCCGTCCGCTACGGCATCCGCCGACTCCTCGTCCTCGTACTCTGGGGGTGGTGCGTCGGTTTGGTAGGCATCGCCCTCTCGCCATCGTTCGGTATGTTCTTGGCTTTCTTCGCGCCGTGCGGGTTGCTATTTGGCGCGGCGTGGGCCCTTTCCCGTGCGTTCCTGGCGGTCGCAGGAAAGGACGATCGCATGGGCCTCTACTTCGGCCTGTATTCCGTCGCGCAACGTTTCTCGGCAATACTTGGCCCGCTCATCTGGGGCGCGGTCGTCTGGGCGTTAGGCGACTACGGGCACTGGGCGCATCGAAGCGCCATGCTCGCGATGGCTGTACTACTCGTTGCCGGTACTTTGGTAGCTCGAGGCCTGCCGGAGCCTGAGAGCGCTCGAGCGGGTGAGACTCTCAACTGA
- a CDS encoding DUF3419 family protein — MRKTRALLRYSCVWEDADVLCSALEPVAKERRLLSISSAGDNALALLTLDPSEVVVIDVDQAQLNALEVALASIRGARPQWFA; from the coding sequence ATGAGAAAAACGCGGGCTTTACTTCGCTACAGTTGCGTCTGGGAAGATGCCGACGTGCTTTGCTCCGCTCTCGAACCTGTGGCCAAGGAGCGGAGACTGCTGTCCATTTCTTCAGCTGGCGACAACGCCCTCGCACTACTCACTCTTGATCCTAGCGAGGTGGTCGTGATCGACGTCGACCAAGCGCAGCTCAACGCGCTTGAAGTTGCGCTTGCGAGCATTCGAGGTGCTCGACCACAATGGTTTGCTTGA
- a CDS encoding DUF3419 family protein — MRAFEVLDHNGLLEFLGVRESGGRATVYRELRTGLSQGCRDLWDSAPNAIRDGVIHCGRFERYMRWFRHLLPRGTRAAIEQLTDVKGADERRSMFDEQCDGHVWRALTAVAFAPRTISMFDRRRPYLERASADVVSAMRRRLRHGLTVAPWRESPYLTYFLTGNFSDGALPRYLRPEHHHAIQSRIGRISIHHSDLADARALGLFSGFNLSNVFDYVDRASLDTTYSGVLAAAEPTARIAYWSAFTDRQGPVVSQRVMSGYDATLLRECDAVGAYESFHIDEVCAPA, encoded by the coding sequence TTGCGAGCATTCGAGGTGCTCGACCACAATGGTTTGCTTGAGTTCCTCGGCGTGCGAGAAAGCGGCGGTCGAGCGACGGTCTACCGCGAACTCCGTACAGGTCTGTCGCAAGGGTGCCGCGATTTGTGGGACAGTGCGCCAAATGCCATCCGTGATGGAGTGATTCACTGTGGTCGATTCGAGCGGTACATGCGCTGGTTTCGCCACCTGCTTCCACGGGGTACGCGTGCCGCCATTGAGCAGCTCACCGATGTGAAAGGGGCGGACGAACGGCGCAGCATGTTCGACGAACAGTGCGACGGTCACGTCTGGAGAGCACTGACGGCTGTCGCCTTTGCTCCACGGACGATATCGATGTTCGACCGTCGGCGACCGTACCTCGAACGTGCGTCGGCCGATGTCGTTAGCGCCATGCGCCGCCGGCTCAGGCATGGTCTCACGGTCGCCCCGTGGCGCGAGAGTCCCTATCTCACATACTTTTTGACCGGAAATTTCAGCGATGGCGCCTTGCCTCGGTACCTCCGGCCTGAACATCACCATGCGATTCAGTCGAGGATTGGGCGGATTTCCATTCATCACAGTGATCTCGCCGATGCCCGTGCACTTGGCTTATTCAGTGGGTTCAACCTTTCGAACGTCTTCGACTACGTCGACCGAGCGTCTCTCGATACGACGTACAGTGGCGTACTGGCCGCTGCAGAGCCGACGGCGCGAATTGCTTACTGGTCCGCATTCACGGATCGGCAAGGCCCTGTGGTATCGCAGCGGGTGATGTCTGGATATGATGCGACGCTTCTTCGAGAGTGCGACGCCGTCGGCGCATATGAGTCGTTCCATATCGACGAAGTGTGCGCGCCGGCATGA